A portion of the Bubalus kerabau isolate K-KA32 ecotype Philippines breed swamp buffalo chromosome 1, PCC_UOA_SB_1v2, whole genome shotgun sequence genome contains these proteins:
- the CCDC124 gene encoding coiled-coil domain-containing protein 124: MPKKFQGENTKSAAARARRAEAKAAADAKKQKELEDAYWRDEDKHVMRKEQRKEEKEKRRLEQLERKKETQRLLEEEDSKLKGGKAPRVAASSKVTRAQIEETLRRDHQHKESPDPAEKAKSHLEVPLEENVNRRVLEEGSVEARTIEDAIAVLSVTEEAVDRHPERRMRAAFTAFEEAQLPRLKQENPNMRLSQLKQMLKKEWLRSPDNPMNQRAVPFNTPK, encoded by the exons ATGCCCAAGAAGTTCCAGGGCGAGAACACCAAGTCGGCAGCGGCCCGGGCGCGGAGGGCTGAGGCCAAGGCGGCCGCGGATGCCAAGAAGCAGAAGGAGCTGGAAGATGCGTACTGGAGGGACGAGGACAAACACGTCATGAGGAAGGAGCAGCGCAAG gaggagaaggagaagcgGCGCCTAGAGCAGCTGGAGCGCAAGAAGGAGACGCAACGGCTGCTGGAGGAGGAAGACTCAAAGCTCAAGGGTGGCAAGGCCCCCCGGGTGGCCGCCTCCAGCAAGGTCACCCGCGCCCAGATTGAGGAGACTCTCCGCCGAGACCATCAGCACAAGGAAAGCCCTGACCCAG CCGAGAAAGCCAAAAGCCACTTGGAGGTGCCGTTGGAGGAGAACGTGAACCGCCGCGTGCTGGAGGAGGGCAGCGTGGAGGCTCGCACCATCGAGGACGCCATCGCTGTGCTCAG CGTGACGGAGGAGGCGGTGGACAGACACCCGGAGCGCCGCATGCGGGCGGCCTTCACTGCCTTTGAGGAGGCGCAGCTGCCGCGGCTTAAGCAAGAAAATCCCAATATGCGGCTGTCGCAGCTGAAGCAGATGCTCAAAAAGGAGTGGCTGCGTTCACCGGATAACCCCATGAACCAGCGGGCGGTGCCCTTCAATACCCCCAAGTGA